A stretch of DNA from Candidatus Methanomethylophilaceae archaeon:
GGTGGATGTGCGACGGCAAGCTCCTCGGAAGGTCCACCATCGTGGCCGACGACATCGAGGTCTCCTACGAGATCACCAGGACAGCTCAGGAGTACACCGTAACCGTCAAGACCGTCGACTGCGGAACCACCAAGACCGTCGAGTTCGATGTCCCCTACGGCACCCAGATGAACGTGTCCGAGGACACCTACACGCTCTCCGTTCCCGGCTTCGCCAACTTCAAGGCCGATGTCCCCGTGAGCGATGCCCAGTACACCTACGACTTCAGCGGGTGGATGTGCGACGGCAAGCTCCTCGGAAGGTCCACCATCGTGGCCGACGACATCGAGGTCTCCTACGAGATTTCCAGGACCCTCAGAGAGTATGTCGTCACGATCGTGTCTTCAGATGAGGATGCTGGATCCGTTTCCGTCGAAGAGATTACCGCATTCTACGGAACTACCATAATCGTTGATGGAAACGTCCTGACCATCGGAAATTCTGAATCCGAGGCCATCGTCAAGGACTCTACCGAGGAATACTCCTACGCCTTCGAGGGATGGGACTTGTCTTCCAGGACTGTCCTCGGTGAGATGACCGTCACCGCGGAGTTCTCCAAGACCCTGCTTGCCTTCGTCTACGAGAACGTTTGGTACCTTGTTCTGGAGGACCGCTCCACCGTCTCCGCATTCGGATACGACGGAGAGCCCGTTTCCATCGCGGTTCCTGACCTCGTATACTGCGACGACATGGAGTTCGTCCCCGTGTCGATTGCCGAAGGCGCCTTCGCTGACTGCACTACTGTGACCTCCATCGAGGTCGGAGAGACAGTCGCCGATATTGGCGCCGGAGCCTTCGACAGCCCGTTCCTCACGTCCATCGTGGTATCTGAAGAGAACGAGAACTACTCCTCCGCTGACGGGGTGCTTTATGACAAGGACGCTGCAGTCCTGATCAGGTTCCCCGCCTCCATGCTGTCGGTCCAGATTCCGGAGTCCGTCGAAAAGATAGGCGCGGGAGCCTTCAGGAACGCTGGGGCCGCTCTCAAGGAGAACGGCGAAGACGCTTACTTCAACTACATATGGTTCCCAGCCACCGTCAAGACCATCGGCGCGGACGCCTTCCGCGGAAGCGCGCTCGAGTGCCTCAAGTTCAGAGACGGGACTACTACCATAGAAGCAGGAGCCTTCGCTGAATGCGGCAGCGTCAGTTACCTCTTGTTCAACTACACTCTCGAGACAATCGGAGACGGTGCGTTCGAGGGATTCGTCTTTATAGGCGAGGACAAGGCGGAGATGAAGCTCAGCGACGCCGTCAAGGGCTTCAAGTTCACCGGCGATGCCAGCGACAGCCTCGAGATCTACGTCCCGCCCGTTAACGGAGTCATCGTCAGCGGCGACGTGAAGTACAAGATAACCTCCAACGAGGATTCCAAGGATATGTCCGCCATCAGCCTCGCTGATGACAGTGTGACCGAGCTGGTAATCCCCGAGACCATCACCTACCTCGGATTCGAATGGTCCGTCACCTCCATAGCCTCCAGTGCTTTCGCAGGGACTGCCATCGAGTCCGTGACCACTTCGGCCGAGATCGGCAGCAATGCCTTCAAGGGATGCAAGAAGCTCGAGTCTGTCACCCTCGAAGGGGCGACGGCCATCGGAACGTACGCCTTCTACGGCTGCACTGCTCTTGTGTCCGTCGATCTCGGAGATGTCACTGTCTTGGGCACCAGCGCGTTCAGCGGATGCAGTTCCCTGTCCACCATCGACCTGAGCGGCGTCATCTCCGTCGGCAAGCACGCCTTCTATAACTGCAAGGCGCTTACCGCCGCCGATCTGAGCAGCGCCACGACCATAGGATACGGAGCGTTCTCCGGAACGAACCTGCAGGATGTCTCCTTCGGATCCGGCCTCACCGACGTCGACTCCAAGGCGTTCTACGGCTACACCTTCAAGAAGATCAACGGCACCACCAAGATCACGGCCAATGCCGAAAACCTCAAGGGACACACCTTCTCTGGTTCGGGCAAGGTCCTGATCATGGAATCCTGAACCTAAACGGCCGGGCAACCCCCGGCCAAACTTCTTTCCTTACTAAAATATCGGTTTTTGTCGGCAGTTCGCTTATCATGTTTGGGCGGGCGAATTTCAGAGCATCAAAAGGGCTCCTTAAATCCGGATCTGATCTGCATTCCAGGCTCTTTCCCAATGATTAGTGTTATTAATCATCCGCATAATTATCATGCATGTCCGATGTGGTCACCGATCTCCGCAGCAGAGGAAAGGATTGCTGCGGCTGCGCCGCGTGCGTCAGCGTCTGCCCCAAAGGCGCTGTCAGCATGGTTTTGGATGACGAAGGAATATGCAGGTCCTCAGTTGATATCCTCGCCTGCGTGGATTGCGGCTTATGCTCCAAGGTATGCCCCATACTCAATTTGGACCGCTCCAACGACTCCAAACCCAGCTTCTATGCTTACAGGGCAGAAGAAAGTGAGGTTTTGAGGAGTTCCTCCGGAGGCGCATTCTTCCCGATGGCCCAGCGGATGATCTCCCGCGGCGGATACGTCTGCGGCGTGGTGTTCGACAGCGACCTCAACGCCGTGTTCAGGATGACCCAGGACATCGCCGTCGTAAGGGACATGCAGAAATCCAAGTACGTATTCAGCGAGATGGGTAGTATATACGGCGAGATAGAGGAAGCTCTGAAATCCGGGAAGGAGGTTCTTTTCGTCGGCTGCCCATGCCAGGTCGCAGCGGTGAAGAACCGCATCAAGGACAAGGAGAAGCTGTACACCGCCGATCTTCTTTGCGCCGGGCTTCCCGCCAAAGGCATCTATCGGAAGTATCTGGAGGAGATCTCCGAGGGCAAGAAGATAAAGAACCTTATCTTCCGCGACAGCGAGCTTCCGTACGGGACTCTTGTGATCGAATACGAAGACGGCACCAGGAAGACCAATTTCCGCGATCTGTATTTCGCAGGGTTCCTGAAGCATATGTTCAAGAGCAGATCCTGTTCTGAATGCGAGTTCGCGTCCATCCCGAGGCAGGGAGACGTGACCATAGGCGACCTCTGGAATTACGACAAGATCATCTATGATCTCGATGCGAAGACCGGCATAAGCTGCGTCGTGGTGAACAGCGAAAAAGGAAGGGAGATGTTCGGCGTACTCTCGGAAAACGCTACTTTCCTCAGGGAGATTCCGATGTCCTTCGCCATGCGCTTCAACAGGTTCAATGTGAAGCGTCCGGCAGGTCCGGCCAGCGAAAGGTTCCATTATCTTCTCGACAGGGGCTATAGCGTCAGGAAAGCGCTGGATTACTCGATCAATTCGAAATATGACGTGGCCATCACCGGATTCTGGCGCGCCCCCAATTACGGCGGGGATCTCACGTACTATGCGCTGTACAACGTGGTCAAAGACATGGGTCTGGAGCCGATATTCGTGGAGGCATGCAACCCCAAGGCTCCTCCGGGATCTCCTCCGAGCCCGGTGCACATGGACACCAAATATCCCGCGTTCAGCATCGCGCCGTGGTATGCCAGCAAAGAGAAGCAGGCGGAGATCAACCTCCGCGTGAAGAACGTGATGGTCGGGTCGGATCAGGTCTGGAACCCCAAGCTTCTGTCCCCCGGCGGGCTGAACGCCTACTCTCTGGATTTCGTGTCGGCATGGAGGAATTCCGTGGCATACGCCTCATCGTTCGGAGCGACCTCTTACGAAGCGGACACGCCCCAAAAGAAGGAGCACATAGACCTTCTGAAGCGCATAAAGCACGTGTCGGTCCGCGAGAAGTCGGGAGTGGACATCTGCGCGAAATTCGGCATCGATGCCAAGCTTGTCCTGGATCCGGTCATGCTCTGCGACATGAAGCATTACGAGGAGCTGATCGACAGCGCCGACATGGAGTTCCCCAAGAGGTACATGCTAGCCTTCATCCGCCACATAAACGTCCACATGGATCCGGTCCTGATGTCCTCCGCGCTGGGGGTCACCTCGCTGAACGTCGGCGGGCCGGAGCTCGACTATTCCAAGCCCGTCTCATACCCCATGATCAACGTGCATTCCGTGGAGAACTGGCTGAAATCGATAAGCAGAGCCGAGTTCATTCTCACGGATTCGTTCCACGCCACCGTTTTGGCTATATTGTTCAGGAAGCAGTTCATCTCGGTGTACGGCCGCATGGATGAGGCATCAGGGAACGGACGCATGTCCACCCTGCTGAATTCATTGGGACTGAGCGGCCGCCTATTCAGGACCACGGAAGAGGCCGTTCAGGCGGGCGCCCACAAGCGCGAGATCGATTACGATGCCGTCTACGGGAAGCTGGACGCCCTGAGGGCGGAATGCATGGCTTGGCTCGAGAGCGCCATAGAGCGCTGAGGGGGGCTGTCCCCCCTCAATATTCTTTCTCTATCTCCAAGGCATCTTTGAGCCAGTTCAGGGATTCCTCGCGAAGACTCTCCAATTTGGCGTTGACCTTGTTGTAATCGATGGGAACCCCGAAATCCTTGGATGTGACGGCGTCCCAGGTGGTCTGGTACATCCTGCATTCCAGGTCGAACATTCCCAGCAGCGATCTGAAGCGGTCCAAGCCGGTCTCTTCGCCCATGTTTCCGTACGTCACCGTGAACTGTTTCCCGAAGACGATGCAGAGGGCGGCCGCATGGAAGGAGTCCGTCAGCACGTAATCCGCGTAATATATGGACTTGACCCAGTTCTCGACGGTGCCAGCATGGGTCATGGGGTACGAAGTCCTGACCTCATCGAGGTTGATGTCGGGTCCGACTATGTTGACGAAATCCAGGCCTATGAAGTCGGCCAATCTGAGGGGTTCCATATGCTCCCCTATGTGCCTGATGAAACATAGTCCGTAGTGCTCCGGGAATTCCATGGTAGCTTTGTCCAGAAGGGCCTGATAATGCTGCATTCCGCAGAGCATGACCGGATCGAGGACATGCTTCGCCTCTATGCCCAGGTTTTTGCATATGTCCACTCCCGATTTCTCGCGGACCGACACGTGCTTGATGTTGCGGAGGGCTTTGACCTGCTCTTTCTCCACTTCCGTCTCGGGCTCGTACGTGGATTTGCCGAACGAGGATGCGTACGCCACGGTATTGCGCCACGGGGTCGAGAAGTCCAGGGCATAGGAATACACGGTCTCGGGGTGTCCCTCGAACAGATTCGGGTTCCAGACCTGGTCCGACCCGACCATGAGCGTGTAGATCCTGAGATTCACCTCGGTCTGCTGGCGCTTGTCATGGGCCCAAGGTATGATGCTGTAAAGGGGATAGGCGTTCACCAAGCGCTTCGGGCTTCCGGGGACCACGAATTTATTGTTGCTGCGGGCCTCGATCATCGCGGGTTCCAGCCCCAGGTCCTTGATTATGTTGAATAGAGCGTAATATGTCAGGTCCCCGCCGTAGTTCGGCACTCTCCATAGCCCGGTGATTCCCACGTCATATTTCCATTCCAGACAATACTTGATGGATTTTCTGACCGAATATCCGCGCTCAAGCATGTAGTACATTCTTTTCCTGCCCAAGTGGTGCTTGTGCTCGGGGTGGAGCCTGTTGAAACGCCTCACGAAGTCGAACGGTATCTCCCTCAGGAACGTAGAATTTTCGATGAGGACGTTCATCAGCTTCCTTCCGGCGGCGTTGTTGACGAGGACCGCGCTGACCCCTTTGCTGGAGTCGAAGTCGTAGAACAGCCTCTCCGAATCCCACAGGTCCCCGATGGTCAGATCCGCGTGCCTGGGGGCGGCCGCGAAATCGCAATTGGCGCAGCAGTCGTCTTTATACAGATTAGCGTTGAATCCGGCGAAGTACGGGTCTTTGAAGTTGGTCTTGCTGGTCCCGTCCGCGAAATCGAATATCAGAGTTCCGTATGGGACCTGTTTGCTGCGGAAAGTCAGGTTTCTTATCCTCTTCCCCCCGGCTTCCTCTTTGATGTATTTTTTGTAGATGCTCTTGGATGGCATTCCAGAGCAGATCAGATCCACGGTGAACAGCTTGTCATCCTCGCCTATGTAATTCCTGAGGGCTGCCGCATGGCACGGAAGACCGACGAAAAGGACGATGTGGCCCTGGCTCAGGCAGGCCTTGACGTCTTTGTATACGCCTCTCATCTCGCTCAGAACGTATTTCGAGCCGTACATGCGTCTGATGGTGCTCCTGTCGTTCGTCAGCTTGTACACGACGTTCATGTCGTCGTCGTAGAGAGCTCCGCACACGTATCCGCCGTTGTGGAGGGTCCACCCGGCCAATATGGAAACGGCGCCTCCGGAAGAGCTCATAGCGAGGACTTTGTCGTTGGCCATGAAGGCATACGATTTGGGGCGGCTCATGTTGATGCCGGTGCTGTGGTTGATGATGGGGCATACGTCGATGCACGTTCCGCATTCCGTGCACAATTCGGTGTCGACAGACGATTTGAGGAACCCTTCTTCGTTGAGATCGATGGAGATCGCTCCGCTGAGGCAGACATTCTTGCATGCGTAACAGCCCAGACAGCTTTTCTCCAATTCTTCCAGCGCATCGACCACATGTTCCATGGTGCCTGATGGTCATAGAATAATAAACTTATTCGGTGGATGGCAGCCGGCGTTTTCCGGTTTCTCCGGTTCTGGACGAGCTTCGGAAGCCTGGGTTTCGGCCGCCAGAAAAAGTGCTAATTTATATCGCAAAACACTACGCCTTCGCATGGCCGTCAACGTCGGGACAGAACTCCCCAAAGCGAAGAAATTCTGCGTCGGATGCTATGCTTGTGAGAGCGCATGCAACCACAGCGCAATAAGCATGGGCTTGGATGCGGAAGGCTTCTGCAGAGCTTACGTGGACGATTCCGCTTGCACAGGCTGCGAGTCCTGCGTGATGGTCTGCCCGCAGCTCAATTACGAATCAGAATCCGTTGATTCGCCTCTGGCGTACGCTTTGAAGGCTCCGCAGCCGGTGCTCTCCGAGAGCTCTTCCGGCGGTGCGTTCTCCCTTCTTGCCGATTTCATTTTGGAAAAGGGAGGGTTCGTGTGCGGCGTTGTTTTCGACGGGGAGTTCAACGCAGTCTACGAACTGACCGACGACAGGGAAGAGATCGCCAAGATGCGCGGTTCCAAATATGTCTACAGCGAGATGCGCGACATCTATGATAGAATCTCTGAGAAGCTGAAGGCGGACCGCGATGTTCTCTTCGTAGGGCTGCCATGCCAGGTGAAGGCCGTCAGAAACTGCATCGGGAACGATGAGCATCTGTATTGCGTCGATCTGATCTGCGGCGGCCAGCCGTCCAAAGGCGTGTTCCAGAGGTACGTGTCCGAGATCTCATCCGAGAAGCCGATCTCCGGCCTCTCATTCAGGAAAAAAGGGTATCCGTACGGGATGCTCGCCATAGATTACGCTGACGGGACCAGCAAGCTGTCATTCGGCGACAAGTATTATGCCGGATACAACAGGCATATGATAAAGAACCAGGCGTGCGGCGACTGCAAGTTCTCGTCCGCCCCCAGGCCCGGCGATCTGACCATAGGGGATCTCTGGGGTGCCGAGAGGTACATCCGCGACACCGACATCTCGGAGGGGGTCAGCGCCGTGCTGGTGAATACCCGCAAAGGGCGTGAGATGTTCGATGCCATTTCCGAAAAGGCCGCATACAGGAGGGAGGTCCCGCTCGATTTCGTGAAGCGCTTCAACAGGATGGGTCCCAGGCTTGCGATCCACGAATCCAGGAAGAGGCTCTTCGATCTGGTGGGCCGCGGGTATCCCGTATCGAAATCGGTGGACTATTGCCTCGTCGGAAGGTTTGACATGGGGATCACCGGCTTCTGGAGGGTCAACGACTATGGCGGCGAGCTTTCCTACTACGCATTGTTCATGTTCTTCATGGACAGGGGAATGGAATCATTGATGATCGAGTCCAGGAACGACATCTCCGGCCTTCCCAGCGAGCCGGCCCTTTTCAGCAACCATTACACCGCCAATTCGAGGGCCAAATGGTATCCCAACATCAGGGAGCAATCGGAGATCGGCGCCAGAGTCTACAACGCCATCGCCGGTCCGGGTCCCATATGGGACAGGAGGATCATCGGCCAGGACGTGGTGGAATGCTATTCCCTGGATTTCATACCGTCATGGAGGAACAAGATTTCCATAGCATCCAGCTTCGGCTCGAACGTCTTCGAAGGATCGGACGAGGACAGGGCGAGGATCGCGAATGCCATCGGCAGGCTGGACAAGGTATCGGTATGCGATCTCTCATCGCGCAGCATATGCGAGTCCATGGGCGTGGAGGCCAAGATCATCATGGATCCCGTCTTCCTCTGCGACCCCAGGCATTATCGCGACCTCATCGCGAAATCCAAGGCCTCTTTCCCCCACGGATACGTGCTGATCTATGCCTTGCACCAGAAGGATCTGGAAGGGTTCGAAGCCGCTGTCGACGAATTGGGTCTGGGGCAGATATTCGTCGGAAATGCGGAGACGAATTTCAATCTGAAGTCTCCGTATCCGGTCACCAACACATATTCCATAGAGAACTGGCTGAAATGCATAGACGAGTCGTCGTTTGTCATCACGGATTCCTATTACGCCGCCGCTGTCGCCATCCTGTTCAGGAAACCTTTCGCGATCGTAACGAAGGCGGAGCCCGAGCGCGAGGGAAGGATATCCTCTTTGCTCAAGATCGCAGGATTGGAAGGCCGCATTTTCGTCGACATCCCGGAGCTTCTGAATTCCGGAGCAATCGGCGAGGAGATTGACTACGACGCCGTCCATGAGAGGATAGCTCTCGGCCGCGACGAATCCATAGAGTGGGTTCTCAGTTCGCTTCAGCTGTCCTGAGCCTCGGGCCGGAGCGGTCTGGAGGGGAGGTTCTGCCTCTCCATCCGTTGCCCCCCGGAATACGCTGGGATATACCGCAAAACCAGTGGATTTGAACGGGGTGCATATAAAATAGTAGATTCGGCATGATAGGTCTGGGTATAGAATTGACTTGTATCGATGCCTTGTCAGAGCTTAGCAAAGAATGCGCCGGATGCGCGGCATGCCAAAGCATCTGCGTCAAGAATTGCATATCTATGGTGGAGAATAAAGAAGGCTTCCCTGTCGCAGTGATAGACAAGTCCGCATGCATAGATTGCGGAGCATGCGAGCGCGTCTGCCCTCAGATCTCCCCTGTTTTCGACAATGACAAAGAGCCGGAATGCTATGCGGTCAAAGCGCCGTCTGAAGTGCTGGAGAAGAGCTCGTCCGGAGGCGCCCTGTCTCTGATAAGCGATGCGGTCTTCCGCGATGTCCCCGGATTCATCTGCGGGGCGGTTTACGACAGCGAATTCAACGTAGTGTTCGACATGGTGGACAGCAAAGAGGGCGTCACCCCGTTCCACGGGTCGAAATACGTGTTCAGCGACTTGACGAACATATACCCAAAAATCAAAGAGAAGCTGTCCGCAGGCTCCCGCGTCCTTTTCGTCGGATGCTCCTGCCAGGTCGCCGCCATCAAGAATGTATTCAAGAACGACGAGAATCTGATCACGGTCGATCTCCTCTGCGGCGGGTTCGCATCAAAGATGGTGTTCAAGAAATATGTCGCCAGTTTGGAGGAGACTTACGGGAAAAAAGTGGCCGACGTCAAGTTCCGCGCCTTCGGCGTCCCGTACGGCTCCCTTTATGTGGTCTTCGAAGACGGAAGCACCGAGACCATCCTCAACGATCTGTACATGAGGGCGTTCGTCAAGGGGCTGATCAAGAACAAATCGTGCGCCCAGTGCCAGTTCGGGCTGCCCAGACAGGGGGACCTGACCATCGGCGACCTTTGGAACGCGGACAAGATCATTTCGGACACAGATCTGAAGAACGGGATAAGCAGCGTTCTCGTCAACAACGAGCGCGGGAAGGAGATCTTCGAGATTGCACAATCCTCGGCCGAATACGTCACGCCGGTGCCGCTGTCTTTCCTGAAAAGATTCAATAAGACTTCGTCCAGCAAGACGAAGCCGCATCTGGGCCGCTCCAGGCTCTTCGACATGCTCGAGCGCGGGGTTCACATACAGAAAGCTCTGGACTATTGCCTCGGATGGAAGTTCGATGTCGGCATCACCGGATTCTGGCGCGT
This window harbors:
- a CDS encoding Coenzyme F420 hydrogenase/dehydrogenase, beta subunit C-terminal domain, which encodes MEHVVDALEELEKSCLGCYACKNVCLSGAISIDLNEEGFLKSSVDTELCTECGTCIDVCPIINHSTGINMSRPKSYAFMANDKVLAMSSSGGAVSILAGWTLHNGGYVCGALYDDDMNVVYKLTNDRSTIRRMYGSKYVLSEMRGVYKDVKACLSQGHIVLFVGLPCHAAALRNYIGEDDKLFTVDLICSGMPSKSIYKKYIKEEAGGKRIRNLTFRSKQVPYGTLIFDFADGTSKTNFKDPYFAGFNANLYKDDCCANCDFAAAPRHADLTIGDLWDSERLFYDFDSSKGVSAVLVNNAAGRKLMNVLIENSTFLREIPFDFVRRFNRLHPEHKHHLGRKRMYYMLERGYSVRKSIKYCLEWKYDVGITGLWRVPNYGGDLTYYALFNIIKDLGLEPAMIEARSNNKFVVPGSPKRLVNAYPLYSIIPWAHDKRQQTEVNLRIYTLMVGSDQVWNPNLFEGHPETVYSYALDFSTPWRNTVAYASSFGKSTYEPETEVEKEQVKALRNIKHVSVREKSGVDICKNLGIEAKHVLDPVMLCGMQHYQALLDKATMEFPEHYGLCFIRHIGEHMEPLRLADFIGLDFVNIVGPDINLDEVRTSYPMTHAGTVENWVKSIYYADYVLTDSFHAAALCIVFGKQFTVTYGNMGEETGLDRFRSLLGMFDLECRMYQTTWDAVTSKDFGVPIDYNKVNAKLESLREESLNWLKDALEIEKEY
- a CDS encoding Coenzyme F420 hydrogenase/dehydrogenase, beta subunit C-terminal domain, which gives rise to MSDVVTDLRSRGKDCCGCAACVSVCPKGAVSMVLDDEGICRSSVDILACVDCGLCSKVCPILNLDRSNDSKPSFYAYRAEESEVLRSSSGGAFFPMAQRMISRGGYVCGVVFDSDLNAVFRMTQDIAVVRDMQKSKYVFSEMGSIYGEIEEALKSGKEVLFVGCPCQVAAVKNRIKDKEKLYTADLLCAGLPAKGIYRKYLEEISEGKKIKNLIFRDSELPYGTLVIEYEDGTRKTNFRDLYFAGFLKHMFKSRSCSECEFASIPRQGDVTIGDLWNYDKIIYDLDAKTGISCVVVNSEKGREMFGVLSENATFLREIPMSFAMRFNRFNVKRPAGPASERFHYLLDRGYSVRKALDYSINSKYDVAITGFWRAPNYGGDLTYYALYNVVKDMGLEPIFVEACNPKAPPGSPPSPVHMDTKYPAFSIAPWYASKEKQAEINLRVKNVMVGSDQVWNPKLLSPGGLNAYSLDFVSAWRNSVAYASSFGATSYEADTPQKKEHIDLLKRIKHVSVREKSGVDICAKFGIDAKLVLDPVMLCDMKHYEELIDSADMEFPKRYMLAFIRHINVHMDPVLMSSALGVTSLNVGGPELDYSKPVSYPMINVHSVENWLKSISRAEFILTDSFHATVLAILFRKQFISVYGRMDEASGNGRMSTLLNSLGLSGRLFRTTEEAVQAGAHKREIDYDAVYGKLDALRAECMAWLESAIER
- a CDS encoding leucine-rich repeat protein — protein: WMCDGKLLGRSTIVADDIEVSYEITRTAQEYTVTVKTVDCGTTKTVEFDVPYGTQMNVSEDTYTLSVPGFANFKADVPVSDAQYTYDFSGWMCDGKLLGRSTIVADDIEVSYEISRTLREYVVTIVSSDEDAGSVSVEEITAFYGTTIIVDGNVLTIGNSESEAIVKDSTEEYSYAFEGWDLSSRTVLGEMTVTAEFSKTLLAFVYENVWYLVLEDRSTVSAFGYDGEPVSIAVPDLVYCDDMEFVPVSIAEGAFADCTTVTSIEVGETVADIGAGAFDSPFLTSIVVSEENENYSSADGVLYDKDAAVLIRFPASMLSVQIPESVEKIGAGAFRNAGAALKENGEDAYFNYIWFPATVKTIGADAFRGSALECLKFRDGTTTIEAGAFAECGSVSYLLFNYTLETIGDGAFEGFVFIGEDKAEMKLSDAVKGFKFTGDASDSLEIYVPPVNGVIVSGDVKYKITSNEDSKDMSAISLADDSVTELVIPETITYLGFEWSVTSIASSAFAGTAIESVTTSAEIGSNAFKGCKKLESVTLEGATAIGTYAFYGCTALVSVDLGDVTVLGTSAFSGCSSLSTIDLSGVISVGKHAFYNCKALTAADLSSATTIGYGAFSGTNLQDVSFGSGLTDVDSKAFYGYTFKKINGTTKITANAENLKGHTFSGSGKVLIMES
- a CDS encoding polysaccharide pyruvyl transferase family protein, which gives rise to MSELSKECAGCAACQSICVKNCISMVENKEGFPVAVIDKSACIDCGACERVCPQISPVFDNDKEPECYAVKAPSEVLEKSSSGGALSLISDAVFRDVPGFICGAVYDSEFNVVFDMVDSKEGVTPFHGSKYVFSDLTNIYPKIKEKLSAGSRVLFVGCSCQVAAIKNVFKNDENLITVDLLCGGFASKMVFKKYVASLEETYGKKVADVKFRAFGVPYGSLYVVFEDGSTETILNDLYMRAFVKGLIKNKSCAQCQFGLPRQGDLTIGDLWNADKIISDTDLKNGISSVLVNNERGKEIFEIAQSSAEYVTPVPLSFLKRFNKTSSSKTKPHLGRSRLFDMLERGVHIQKALDYCLGWKFDVGITGFWRVHNFGGELTYYALYNLMLDLGQEPIFIEARHDFKGAPPDPKLLKGVYPFYAKARWYPTMEEENEINLRVTNFVVGSDQVWNRRFVSQSSIECYALDFVADWRNKVAIAASFGTDRYEGNEEETERFGKLIRRFNHISVRESQAKDIIEEFGKEAYVILDPVMLCDTKHFDELISNNEHVFPGKYVFNYVMHPEIFEGMDRFYSKLGYGPVTILNYLLDPRNEDLLAINTHSVSDWVKCIKNSSFVLTDSFHATVFSILFRKPFVVLHGNLDKTGGLTRLETLLNKFGLEDRLFKTVDEALATDVMEREIDYEPIHKALNELKEKDIQWLRMALNIE
- a CDS encoding Coenzyme F420 hydrogenase/dehydrogenase, beta subunit C-terminal domain, with protein sequence MAVNVGTELPKAKKFCVGCYACESACNHSAISMGLDAEGFCRAYVDDSACTGCESCVMVCPQLNYESESVDSPLAYALKAPQPVLSESSSGGAFSLLADFILEKGGFVCGVVFDGEFNAVYELTDDREEIAKMRGSKYVYSEMRDIYDRISEKLKADRDVLFVGLPCQVKAVRNCIGNDEHLYCVDLICGGQPSKGVFQRYVSEISSEKPISGLSFRKKGYPYGMLAIDYADGTSKLSFGDKYYAGYNRHMIKNQACGDCKFSSAPRPGDLTIGDLWGAERYIRDTDISEGVSAVLVNTRKGREMFDAISEKAAYRREVPLDFVKRFNRMGPRLAIHESRKRLFDLVGRGYPVSKSVDYCLVGRFDMGITGFWRVNDYGGELSYYALFMFFMDRGMESLMIESRNDISGLPSEPALFSNHYTANSRAKWYPNIREQSEIGARVYNAIAGPGPIWDRRIIGQDVVECYSLDFIPSWRNKISIASSFGSNVFEGSDEDRARIANAIGRLDKVSVCDLSSRSICESMGVEAKIIMDPVFLCDPRHYRDLIAKSKASFPHGYVLIYALHQKDLEGFEAAVDELGLGQIFVGNAETNFNLKSPYPVTNTYSIENWLKCIDESSFVITDSYYAAAVAILFRKPFAIVTKAEPEREGRISSLLKIAGLEGRIFVDIPELLNSGAIGEEIDYDAVHERIALGRDESIEWVLSSLQLS